From one Bradyrhizobium sp. Ash2021 genomic stretch:
- a CDS encoding glutathione S-transferase N-terminal domain-containing protein, translating into MLKFYFNGAPNPNKVALFLEESGLPYELVPVDTRKGDQFKPEFLKVNPNGKVPAIDDDGVFVFDSNAILLYLAEKTGKFLAPNTPANRAQTLSWLMFIATGLGPYSGQAVHFKHAAPKDLEYAHNRYQYEAHRHYKILDDHLANSRYMVGDTYTIVDMAFWGWARMAPNVLGDDVFAKYPNVKRLLDEVSAHPAAARAIVLKDKFTFKTDMDDEARHIMFGHLKAKAA; encoded by the coding sequence ATGCTCAAATTCTACTTCAACGGCGCGCCGAACCCGAACAAGGTCGCGCTGTTTCTGGAAGAGTCCGGCCTGCCCTATGAGCTGGTGCCGGTCGATACCCGCAAGGGCGACCAGTTCAAGCCGGAATTCCTCAAGGTGAATCCGAACGGCAAGGTGCCGGCGATCGACGATGACGGCGTGTTCGTATTCGATAGCAACGCGATCCTGCTCTACCTCGCCGAAAAGACCGGCAAATTCCTCGCCCCCAACACACCCGCCAACCGGGCGCAAACGCTGTCATGGCTGATGTTCATCGCCACCGGCCTCGGCCCCTATTCCGGCCAGGCGGTGCATTTCAAGCATGCGGCTCCAAAAGACCTGGAATACGCCCATAACCGCTACCAGTACGAAGCGCATCGCCACTACAAGATCCTGGACGATCACCTCGCCAACAGCCGTTACATGGTCGGCGACACCTACACCATCGTCGACATGGCGTTCTGGGGCTGGGCGCGGATGGCGCCGAACGTGCTGGGCGACGACGTGTTTGCAAAATACCCCAACGTCAAGCGCCTGCTCGACGAGGTCTCGGCCCATCCGGCCGCGGCGCGCGCGATCGTGCTGAAGGACAAGTTCACCTTCAAGACCGACATGGACGACGAGGCCAGACATATCATGTTCGGCCATCTCAAGGCCAAGGCGGCCTGA
- a CDS encoding site-specific DNA-methyltransferase, protein MVVSRRGASARAPRTKFESESSARIVVGDCVAEMSKLPAGSVDLVFADPPYNLQLKGDLKRPDESHVDAVNNDWDKFASFAAYDDFTRAWLLACRRIMKPSATLWVIGSYHNIFRVGAIMQDLGFWVLNDIVWRKTNPMPNFRGRRFTNAHETMIWAARDEKAKGYTFNYEALKAANEDVQARSDWLIPLCTGEERLKGSDGKKVHPTQKPEGLLARVLLSSSKPGDLVIDPFNGTGTTGAVAKRLGRRYIGFERDKTYAAAAEERIAAIEPLPEASLAPFMTAREAPRVAFSELIERGMILPGTKLVDSKKRHGALVRADGAIMLGDKVGSIHRIGAVAQGSPACNGWTFWHVETKKGLRLIDELRAEIRSEMAAS, encoded by the coding sequence ATGGTTGTGTCGCGTCGCGGGGCGTCTGCAAGGGCGCCCCGCACTAAATTCGAGTCCGAGTCCAGCGCTCGTATCGTCGTCGGCGATTGCGTCGCCGAGATGTCGAAGCTTCCGGCGGGCTCCGTCGATCTGGTCTTCGCAGATCCCCCGTATAATTTGCAGCTGAAGGGCGACCTGAAGCGCCCCGACGAATCCCACGTCGATGCCGTCAACAACGACTGGGACAAGTTCGCATCGTTTGCGGCGTACGACGATTTCACCCGCGCCTGGCTGCTCGCCTGCCGCCGCATCATGAAGCCGTCAGCGACGCTGTGGGTGATCGGCTCCTACCACAACATTTTCCGCGTCGGCGCGATCATGCAGGACTTAGGCTTCTGGGTCCTCAACGACATCGTCTGGCGCAAGACCAATCCGATGCCGAATTTCCGCGGCCGCCGCTTCACCAACGCCCACGAGACCATGATCTGGGCGGCGCGCGACGAAAAGGCCAAAGGCTATACCTTTAATTACGAAGCGCTGAAGGCGGCGAACGAGGACGTGCAGGCGCGCTCCGACTGGCTGATTCCGCTTTGCACCGGCGAAGAGCGCCTTAAGGGTTCCGACGGCAAGAAAGTGCATCCGACCCAGAAGCCGGAGGGCCTGCTGGCGCGCGTGCTGCTGTCGTCCTCAAAGCCCGGCGATCTCGTGATCGATCCCTTCAACGGCACCGGCACGACGGGTGCTGTGGCAAAACGCCTCGGCCGCCGCTACATCGGCTTCGAGCGCGACAAGACCTACGCCGCCGCGGCAGAAGAACGCATTGCCGCGATCGAGCCGCTGCCGGAAGCCTCATTGGCGCCCTTCATGACCGCGCGCGAGGCGCCGCGGGTCGCATTCTCCGAACTGATCGAACGCGGCATGATCCTGCCCGGTACCAAACTCGTCGATTCCAAGAAGCGCCACGGCGCTTTGGTGCGTGCCGACGGCGCCATCATGCTCGGCGACAAGGTCGGCTCGATCCACCGCATCGGCGCGGTGGCGCAAGGCTCGCCCGCCTGCAACGGCTGGACCTTCTGGCACGTCGAGACCAAAAAGGGCCTGCGCCTGATCGACGAGTTGCGCGCCGAAATCCGCTCCGAGATGGCGGCGAGCTGA
- a CDS encoding neutral zinc metallopeptidase: MRYDDFRRSDDIEDRRDDSGGGGGGGFGLPMGGGGGLGIGTIIVLGLVGYAFGIDPRILIGGAEILTGGGGQAPTIQTERRSGTTKTGAPKDEMGSMISGILGEIDDRWSEIFRASGQSYIGPKIVLFRNSTNGGRCGMAQSAMGPFYCPPDKQIFLDTGFFREVETRFRGCSGNACKFTAAYIIAHEAGHHIQNLLGILPRVTRLQQQAGSKAEANALQVKVELQADCLSGVWVNREEKKRPGFLEAGDIDAALTTASAIGDDTLQRQATGRVVPDSFTHGSAAQRKQWFMTGYQQGTVQACNTFGSGAL, encoded by the coding sequence ATGCGTTACGATGATTTCCGCCGCAGCGACGACATCGAGGACCGTCGCGACGACAGCGGCGGCGGTGGCGGAGGTGGCTTCGGTCTTCCGATGGGCGGTGGCGGCGGGCTCGGCATCGGTACCATCATCGTGCTCGGCCTGGTCGGCTACGCCTTCGGCATCGATCCGCGCATCCTGATCGGCGGCGCGGAAATTCTCACCGGCGGCGGTGGCCAGGCGCCGACCATTCAGACCGAGCGCAGGTCTGGGACGACCAAGACCGGCGCGCCGAAAGACGAGATGGGCAGCATGATCTCCGGCATCCTCGGCGAGATCGACGATCGCTGGAGCGAGATTTTCCGGGCCAGCGGACAATCCTATATCGGTCCAAAAATCGTGTTGTTCCGCAATTCCACCAATGGCGGGCGCTGCGGCATGGCGCAATCGGCGATGGGGCCGTTCTACTGTCCGCCGGACAAGCAGATATTCCTCGACACCGGTTTCTTCCGTGAGGTCGAGACCCGGTTTCGCGGCTGCTCGGGCAACGCCTGCAAGTTCACCGCGGCCTATATCATCGCCCATGAGGCCGGCCACCATATCCAGAACCTGCTCGGCATCCTGCCGCGCGTGACGCGGCTGCAGCAGCAGGCCGGCAGCAAGGCCGAAGCCAACGCGCTGCAGGTCAAGGTCGAGCTGCAGGCGGATTGCCTGTCCGGCGTCTGGGTCAATCGCGAGGAGAAGAAGCGGCCGGGCTTCCTCGAAGCCGGCGACATCGACGCCGCGCTGACGACGGCATCCGCGATCGGCGACGACACGCTGCAGCGGCAGGCCACGGGGCGGGTGGTGCCCGATTCCTTCACCCACGGCTCCGCCGCGCAGCGCAAGCAATGGTTCATGACCGGCTATCAGCAGGGAACGGTGCAGGCCTGCAATACATTCGGTTCGGGGGCGTTGTAG
- the moaB gene encoding molybdenum cofactor biosynthesis protein B, which yields MSIDETKQFVPLNIAVLTISDTRSLADDKSGATLADRLVAAGHHLAAREIVVDDVDAIRNLVKRWIVDPGIDAIITTGGTGFTGRDVTPEAIEPLFEKRMDGFSIAFHMLSHAKIGTSTIQSRATAGVAGATFIFCLPGSPGACRDGWDGILAAQLDYRTRPCNFVEIMPRLDEHLRRPKAQGASA from the coding sequence ATGTCCATCGATGAAACCAAGCAATTCGTGCCGCTCAACATCGCGGTGCTGACGATTTCCGACACCCGCTCGCTCGCCGATGACAAGTCCGGCGCGACGCTGGCGGACCGGCTTGTTGCCGCCGGTCACCATCTCGCGGCGCGCGAGATCGTCGTCGACGACGTCGATGCGATCCGCAACCTCGTCAAGCGGTGGATCGTCGATCCGGGTATCGATGCCATCATCACCACCGGCGGCACCGGCTTTACCGGCCGCGACGTCACGCCGGAGGCGATCGAGCCGCTGTTCGAAAAGCGGATGGATGGATTTTCGATCGCCTTCCATATGCTGAGCCACGCCAAGATCGGTACCTCGACGATCCAGAGCAGGGCTACCGCCGGCGTTGCCGGCGCGACCTTCATCTTCTGCCTGCCGGGTTCGCCGGGCGCCTGCCGCGACGGCTGGGACGGCATCCTGGCCGCCCAACTCGATTACCGCACGCGGCCCTGCAATTTCGTCGAGATCATGCCGCGGCTGGACGAGCATCTGCGGCGGCCGAAGGCGCAGGGCGCGTCGGCGTAG
- a CDS encoding RSP_7527 family protein, with product MAFYKRRAHRLRAEAIRKTGSALWASLMRIIGWR from the coding sequence ATGGCATTTTATAAACGGCGAGCGCATCGGTTACGCGCCGAAGCCATCCGGAAGACGGGCAGCGCGTTGTGGGCGTCACTGATGCGGATCATCGGGTGGCGTTGA
- a CDS encoding helix-turn-helix domain-containing GNAT family N-acetyltransferase: MTLQDSAPQDSDDQIAAVRAFNRFYTRKLGVLDQHLMKSPFSLSEARVLYELAHRDDLSAKEIGAELGLDAGYLSRIVQNFDDSGLITRKPLASDRRQYRLALTARGRQAFAKLDRSSHDEVGAMLAALPRGAGARLTGAMGTIERLLGDSQAPFPPAILREPRPGDMGWVVQSHGALYASEYGFDSSFEGLVAEIAAKFLASFDASRERCWIADIDGVQVGSVFLVRHSDDVAKLRLLLVDPAGRGQGLGQRLVAECIGFAKACGYRKITLWTQSILVAARRIYQDAGFVLVATEPHRSFGQSLIGETWEREL, from the coding sequence ATGACTCTACAAGATTCGGCTCCACAGGATTCCGACGACCAGATCGCGGCGGTACGCGCTTTCAATCGCTTCTACACCCGCAAGCTCGGCGTGCTCGACCAGCATCTGATGAAAAGTCCGTTCTCGCTGAGCGAGGCGCGGGTGCTGTACGAACTCGCGCACCGGGATGATTTGTCCGCCAAGGAGATCGGAGCCGAACTCGGCCTCGATGCCGGCTATCTCAGCCGGATCGTCCAGAATTTCGATGATAGCGGGTTGATCACCCGCAAGCCGCTGGCCTCGGACCGCCGGCAGTACCGGCTCGCTTTGACGGCCAGGGGACGCCAGGCTTTTGCGAAGCTCGATCGCAGTTCGCACGACGAGGTCGGCGCGATGCTGGCCGCGTTGCCGCGCGGCGCTGGCGCGCGGCTGACCGGCGCGATGGGGACAATCGAACGTCTGCTCGGCGATTCACAGGCGCCATTTCCGCCCGCGATCCTGCGCGAGCCCCGCCCGGGAGACATGGGATGGGTGGTGCAGAGCCACGGTGCGCTCTATGCCAGCGAATACGGTTTTGATTCATCGTTCGAGGGCCTGGTCGCGGAGATCGCGGCAAAGTTCCTCGCCTCGTTCGACGCCTCCCGGGAGCGCTGCTGGATCGCCGACATCGATGGCGTCCAGGTCGGCTCGGTGTTCCTGGTCCGGCATAGCGACGATGTCGCAAAACTGCGGTTGCTGCTGGTCGATCCGGCCGGCCGCGGACAGGGGCTGGGCCAGCGGCTGGTCGCCGAATGCATCGGCTTTGCGAAGGCCTGCGGCTATCGCAAGATCACGCTGTGGACCCAGAGCATTCTGGTCGCCGCCCGCAGGATTTATCAGGACGCCGGATTCGTGCTGGTCGCCACCGAGCCGCATCGCAGCTTTGGCCAAAGCCTGATCGGCGAGACCTGGGAGCGCGAATTGTAA
- a CDS encoding glycosyl transferase, with product MLSVIIPTDGVEQPAVATLAALVPGAAAGLVREVVLVDRAGTGVIERVADVAGCRFLPFEGTRAAALAAGARQARSPWLMFLHAGAVLDSGWIEETTQFIQGVANSGRPRAGIFRYARSPYADTGLRDGLKFVARMIAGPSAEQGLLIARDHYDRLGGYRPDARRSEARLLRQLGRRSRTMLRSRIVVA from the coding sequence ATGCTGAGCGTGATTATTCCGACCGACGGGGTCGAACAGCCTGCCGTCGCGACGCTGGCGGCCTTGGTGCCGGGCGCAGCGGCCGGCCTGGTGCGCGAGGTGGTGCTGGTCGACCGCGCCGGTACCGGCGTGATCGAACGGGTCGCCGACGTCGCCGGCTGCCGCTTTCTGCCATTCGAGGGAACGCGCGCCGCGGCACTGGCGGCGGGCGCACGTCAGGCGCGCTCACCCTGGCTGATGTTCCTGCACGCCGGCGCCGTGCTCGACTCCGGCTGGATCGAGGAGACCACGCAATTCATCCAGGGCGTCGCGAACAGCGGCCGGCCCCGCGCCGGGATTTTTCGCTATGCCCGCTCGCCCTATGCCGACACGGGGCTGCGCGACGGCCTCAAATTCGTGGCCCGCATGATTGCGGGTCCGTCGGCCGAACAGGGGCTCTTGATCGCCCGCGATCATTACGACCGGCTCGGCGGTTACCGGCCGGATGCCCGCCGTTCCGAAGCCCGCCTGCTTCGGCAGCTCGGCCGCCGCTCCCGCACGATGCTGCGCAGCCGCATCGTGGTCGCCTAG
- a CDS encoding PA0069 family radical SAM protein, with amino-acid sequence MSRASSHALKHPPVTAPSEPAGATPFPERAVAIDRERRRGRGAQSNDSGRFEAEARVAFDDGWQSLDELPPFKTTVSIDTSRKVIARNDSPDIGFDRSINPYRGCEHGCVYCFARPTHAYLGLSPGLDFESKLLAKPDAPELLEKELAAPGYEPRMIAIGTNTDPYQPIEREYKIMRGILEVLERAGHPVGIVTKSALVTRDIDILARMAKRNLVKVALSVTTLDPKLARTMEPRASTPPKRLEAIRQLAEAGIPATVMVAPVIPALNDAEIERILDAAAHAGAREASYVLLRLPLEVRDLFREWLMANYPDRYRHVFTLIRDMRGGRDYDSQWGTRMKGTGPMAWMIGRRFEIACEKLGLNKRRSKLTTDHFARPKRSGQQLSLF; translated from the coding sequence ATGAGCCGAGCATCCTCTCATGCCCTCAAGCACCCGCCGGTCACGGCGCCCTCCGAACCGGCGGGTGCGACTCCTTTTCCGGAACGCGCCGTTGCGATCGACCGCGAACGGCGGCGCGGCCGCGGCGCACAGTCCAACGACAGCGGCCGCTTCGAGGCTGAGGCCCGGGTCGCCTTCGACGACGGCTGGCAGAGCCTGGACGAGCTGCCGCCGTTCAAGACCACGGTTTCGATCGATACCTCGCGCAAGGTGATCGCCCGCAACGACTCGCCCGACATCGGCTTCGACCGCTCGATCAATCCCTATCGGGGCTGCGAGCATGGCTGCGTCTACTGCTTCGCGCGGCCGACCCACGCCTATCTCGGCCTGTCGCCGGGGCTGGATTTCGAATCGAAACTGCTCGCCAAGCCGGACGCGCCGGAGTTGCTGGAGAAGGAACTGGCGGCGCCGGGTTACGAACCGCGCATGATCGCGATCGGCACCAACACCGATCCGTATCAGCCGATCGAGCGCGAATACAAGATCATGCGCGGCATTCTCGAAGTGCTGGAACGCGCCGGCCATCCCGTCGGCATCGTGACCAAATCGGCGCTGGTAACGCGCGACATCGACATTCTCGCAAGGATGGCCAAACGCAATCTGGTCAAGGTCGCGCTGTCGGTGACGACGCTCGATCCGAAACTCGCGCGCACCATGGAGCCGCGGGCCTCGACGCCGCCAAAACGGCTGGAGGCGATCCGGCAACTGGCGGAGGCCGGCATTCCGGCAACCGTGATGGTAGCACCTGTCATCCCCGCGCTGAACGATGCCGAAATCGAGCGCATTCTCGATGCGGCGGCGCATGCCGGCGCCAGGGAAGCGAGCTACGTGCTGCTGCGGCTGCCGCTGGAAGTGCGCGACCTGTTCCGCGAATGGCTGATGGCGAATTATCCCGACCGTTATCGCCACGTCTTCACCCTGATCCGCGACATGCGCGGCGGGCGCGACTACGACTCGCAATGGGGCACGCGGATGAAGGGCACCGGCCCGATGGCCTGGATGATCGGCCGCCGGTTCGAAATCGCCTGCGAAAAGCTTGGCCTCAACAAGCGGCGCTCGAAGCTGACGACGGATCATTTTGCGAGGCCCAAGCGCAGCGGGCAGCAACTGAGTTTGTTTTAA
- a CDS encoding VOC family protein has translation MSKKLPAPVPRLTVITLGVSNMRASIAFYEALGFARRFRATGEAVAFFDTGGTVLGLFPWDLLAQDVTLPDKPKPQAFRGTTLAWNCGSTEEVDAVLDFAVSKGASLLKPAHTTDYGGYSGYFGDPDNHPWEVVVAPGIEVGDDRRVRLPD, from the coding sequence ATGAGTAAAAAACTGCCCGCGCCGGTCCCGCGTCTCACCGTCATCACGCTCGGCGTCAGCAATATGCGCGCCAGCATCGCCTTTTATGAAGCACTCGGCTTTGCGCGAAGATTTCGCGCCACCGGCGAAGCGGTTGCATTCTTCGACACCGGCGGCACCGTGCTCGGACTTTTTCCGTGGGATCTGCTCGCGCAGGACGTCACGCTTCCCGATAAGCCGAAGCCGCAAGCCTTTCGCGGAACGACGCTTGCCTGGAACTGCGGTTCGACCGAGGAAGTCGATGCGGTGCTGGATTTCGCGGTCTCCAAAGGCGCGTCGCTGTTGAAGCCGGCGCATACGACCGATTACGGCGGTTATTCCGGATATTTTGGCGATCCTGACAATCATCCCTGGGAAGTCGTGGTCGCGCCCGGCATTGAAGTCGGCGATGACCGGCGGGTTCGCCTGCCGGACTGA
- a CDS encoding GNAT family N-acetyltransferase: MTGGFACRTETARPAAWGDLLALGKVQYCCPMSDQSAPAPKQQPIVILTTARLVLRTATEQDIPVMRERVLGDPDVMRYVFQGGAMTEQRAEEVMRKHFTFGDSLTGIAILTEKPDDDVIGFAGLFPCKALGADDLEIGFVLARRAWGRGIATEIGEAQLAFGFEQLNCSRLLGLVDPRNGPSIHAIEKLGLRYLKDVAEPRRANRSVFCIENEQWRARAREQRA; encoded by the coding sequence ATGACCGGCGGGTTCGCCTGCCGGACTGAAACAGCGCGACCGGCGGCCTGGGGTGACCTTCTCGCTTTGGGCAAAGTGCAGTATTGCTGCCCTATGAGCGACCAATCCGCGCCAGCGCCGAAACAACAACCGATCGTCATTCTGACGACCGCGCGCCTCGTCCTGCGCACGGCAACAGAGCAGGACATCCCGGTCATGCGGGAGCGGGTGCTCGGCGACCCCGACGTCATGCGTTACGTGTTCCAGGGCGGAGCGATGACGGAGCAAAGAGCCGAAGAGGTGATGCGGAAGCATTTCACGTTCGGCGACAGTCTCACAGGGATTGCGATCCTGACGGAAAAACCCGACGACGATGTCATCGGCTTTGCCGGCTTGTTCCCTTGCAAGGCCCTGGGGGCCGATGACCTCGAGATCGGTTTCGTGCTGGCGCGCCGGGCCTGGGGCCGGGGGATCGCCACCGAGATCGGCGAGGCGCAACTCGCTTTTGGATTCGAGCAGCTCAACTGTTCCCGATTGCTCGGGTTGGTCGATCCACGAAACGGTCCGTCGATCCATGCCATTGAAAAGCTTGGACTGCGGTATTTGAAGGACGTGGCGGAACCCAGGCGCGCCAACCGCAGCGTTTTCTGCATCGAGAACGAACAGTGGCGCGCCCGGGCGCGTGAACAACGGGCATAG
- a CDS encoding ribonuclease HII, whose amino-acid sequence MIRDKSTKQPASLPKGVIAVSPPSFRRERTLIKRGVWPVAGCDEAGRGPLAGPVVAAAVVLDPRRIPKGIDDSKRLTAERREELFEEICATASFAVAFASPARIDRDNILRASLWALARAVQALPETPQHVFVDGRDRIDTACDCDAVIGGDGIVMSIAAASIIAKVTRDRLMCALALDCPGYGFETHKGYAVPEHREALDQLGPSVHHRRFFAPVIAAREKHQPATVKPDLFTVETPITPEVSAVI is encoded by the coding sequence ATGATTCGGGACAAATCCACGAAGCAGCCGGCCAGCCTGCCGAAAGGCGTGATCGCGGTTTCGCCGCCGAGCTTTCGCCGCGAGCGCACGCTGATCAAGCGCGGGGTCTGGCCGGTGGCCGGTTGCGACGAGGCCGGGCGCGGTCCGCTGGCAGGTCCGGTGGTCGCTGCGGCCGTCGTGCTCGACCCCAGGCGAATACCCAAGGGCATCGACGATTCCAAGCGGCTGACCGCCGAACGCCGCGAGGAATTGTTCGAGGAAATTTGCGCGACCGCGTCGTTTGCGGTCGCCTTTGCCTCACCGGCGCGAATCGATCGCGACAATATCCTGCGCGCCTCGCTGTGGGCGCTGGCACGTGCCGTCCAGGCGCTGCCCGAGACGCCGCAACATGTCTTCGTCGACGGCCGCGACCGCATCGATACGGCCTGCGATTGCGACGCCGTGATCGGCGGCGACGGGATCGTGATGTCGATCGCCGCCGCCTCGATCATCGCCAAGGTGACGCGCGACCGCCTGATGTGCGCGCTGGCGCTGGATTGCCCGGGCTACGGTTTCGAAACCCACAAGGGCTATGCGGTGCCGGAACATCGCGAGGCCCTCGACCAGCTGGGACCGAGCGTCCATCACCGCCGCTTCTTCGCCCCCGTCATCGCGGCGCGGGAAAAGCATCAGCCGGCCACCGTCAAACCTGACCTGTTCACGGTCGAAACGCCGATCACGCCTGAGGTTTCGGCCGTTATCTAA
- a CDS encoding glycosyltransferase family 39 protein translates to MRFTSLVVELIRARPRLVVWLVVLFQAGLWLFLPLLLYRSPPGDLAMVLAFGREYQVGTDLGPPLAFWLADIAFRAAGNHMFGVYLLAQLCTIATFLTLYQLGRAIVGGQQAVLAVLLTMTVVVFSSPGVEFGPLVLARPLWAMLLLHSWRLMGQKRHNAWFAWSIEAGLLLLTTPAAIGLLLLVLGFALATPRGRRTLMSLDPLYSLLVIVVLVLPYLIWLFRSDFLVMPPLPAIYDLSGRALHWGSLLGGLVLAMSGIVLLVILNSGWFARNAEETPIIYRPPVDPLSRQFVYFFAIAPALLGSLIAGLFNLDHVVGGAGVALLMAGLAVVVATGDLIHLRRQRLLRSVWAAALAAPALVAIAATLFLPWTGTADVPTSLPANAIAHFFGDSFERRTNQRLRAVTGDPQLAALVAMDKGRPHLLLDAAPERTPWLNVTKFNETGGVLVWRASDTSGTPPADIAQRFPGLVPEVPRAFEWMVNGRQPLLRIGWAIVRPKTP, encoded by the coding sequence ATGCGCTTCACCTCCCTGGTTGTCGAACTGATCCGCGCCCGGCCGCGGCTGGTGGTCTGGCTTGTCGTGCTGTTTCAGGCCGGGCTTTGGCTGTTCCTGCCGTTGCTGCTCTATCGCAGCCCGCCCGGCGACCTTGCGATGGTGCTGGCCTTCGGCCGCGAATATCAGGTCGGCACTGATTTGGGCCCGCCACTGGCGTTCTGGCTCGCCGATATCGCGTTCCGTGCCGCCGGCAATCACATGTTCGGCGTCTATCTGCTGGCGCAGCTGTGCACGATTGCGACCTTCCTGACCTTATACCAGCTCGGCCGCGCCATTGTCGGCGGCCAGCAGGCGGTGCTCGCGGTGCTATTGACCATGACGGTGGTGGTCTTCAGCTCGCCCGGCGTTGAATTCGGTCCACTGGTGCTGGCGCGCCCGCTCTGGGCGATGCTGCTTTTGCATTCATGGCGGCTGATGGGCCAGAAACGGCACAACGCCTGGTTTGCATGGTCGATCGAGGCCGGCCTGTTGCTGCTGACGACACCGGCAGCGATCGGGCTGTTGCTGCTCGTCCTCGGATTCGCGCTCGCCACCCCGCGCGGGCGGCGCACGCTGATGTCGCTCGATCCGCTGTATTCGTTGCTGGTGATCGTCGTATTGGTGCTGCCCTATCTGATCTGGCTGTTCCGGTCGGATTTTCTGGTCATGCCGCCGTTACCCGCGATCTACGATCTCAGCGGAAGGGCGCTGCATTGGGGCAGCCTGCTCGGCGGCCTGGTGCTGGCGATGTCCGGCATCGTGCTGCTCGTGATCCTCAATTCGGGCTGGTTCGCCCGCAATGCGGAGGAAACGCCGATCATCTATCGGCCGCCGGTCGATCCGTTGTCGCGCCAGTTCGTCTATTTCTTTGCGATTGCCCCGGCGTTGCTCGGAAGCCTGATCGCCGGCCTGTTCAATCTGGACCACGTGGTGGGCGGCGCAGGCGTGGCGCTCCTGATGGCGGGACTGGCCGTGGTCGTTGCGACCGGCGATCTGATCCATTTGCGGCGCCAGCGCCTGTTGCGTTCGGTCTGGGCGGCGGCGCTGGCCGCGCCGGCCTTGGTGGCGATCGCAGCGACGCTGTTCCTGCCCTGGACCGGCACTGCCGACGTGCCGACCTCGCTGCCGGCGAATGCGATCGCGCATTTCTTCGGCGACAGTTTTGAGCGGCGCACCAACCAGCGGCTGCGCGCGGTGACGGGCGATCCGCAGCTTGCCGCCCTGGTCGCGATGGACAAGGGCCGCCCACATCTGCTGCTCGATGCCGCGCCGGAACGGACGCCGTGGCTTAACGTGACGAAGTTCAATGAAACCGGCGGCGTCCTGGTCTGGCGTGCTTCCGACACCTCAGGCACGCCGCCCGCCGATATCGCGCAACGGTTTCCCGGCCTGGTGCCGGAAGTGCCGCGCGCCTTCGAATGGATGGTGAATGGCCGGCAACCGCTGCTGCGGATCGGTTGGGCCATCGTGCGGCCGAAGACGCCGTAG
- a CDS encoding uracil-DNA glycosylase has product MNPTPEPAPTLKQLLAFYLESGVDCALTDEPVNRLAEPDVVPAAAPRETAAPRAVREIPAATPPIPRNETAVAPEAAINSAREAARTAPTLEALRALLENFGGCALKHTATRLVFADGNPQARIMFVGEAPGRDEDIEGLPFVGRSGKLLDRMIAAIGLDRSKAYIANVIPWRPPGNRTPTPQETQICLPFIQRQIELVNPDVLVTLGNPSTQTLLQTREGIMKTRGRWFDYDTGTRTIRAIATFHPAYLLRSPSYKRMSWQDLRAIAKALVQTGSPSS; this is encoded by the coding sequence ATGAACCCCACGCCTGAACCCGCCCCTACGTTAAAGCAATTGCTGGCCTTTTATCTCGAGTCCGGGGTCGATTGCGCGCTGACGGACGAGCCGGTCAACCGGTTGGCCGAGCCCGACGTCGTTCCCGCTGCGGCGCCGCGCGAAACGGCGGCACCGCGCGCGGTCCGGGAAATCCCGGCCGCAACGCCGCCAATTCCGCGCAACGAAACAGCGGTCGCGCCGGAAGCGGCAATCAACTCAGCCAGGGAAGCGGCGCGAACCGCGCCGACGCTGGAGGCGTTGCGCGCGCTACTGGAGAATTTCGGCGGCTGCGCACTGAAGCACACCGCGACGCGGCTGGTATTCGCCGACGGCAACCCGCAGGCGCGCATCATGTTCGTCGGCGAGGCCCCCGGACGCGACGAGGATATCGAGGGGCTGCCGTTTGTCGGACGTTCCGGCAAATTGCTGGACCGGATGATCGCGGCGATCGGGCTCGATCGCAGCAAGGCCTATATCGCCAATGTGATTCCGTGGCGGCCGCCCGGCAACCGCACGCCGACGCCGCAGGAGACGCAGATCTGCCTGCCGTTCATCCAGCGGCAGATCGAACTGGTCAATCCGGACGTGCTGGTGACGCTCGGCAATCCCTCAACGCAAACGCTGCTGCAGACCCGCGAGGGCATCATGAAAACCCGCGGGCGCTGGTTCGATTACGACACCGGAACCCGCACCATCCGCGCCATTGCCACGTTTCACCCGGCCTATCTGTTGCGGTCGCCGTCCTACAAGCGGATGTCGTGGCAGGATTTGCGCGCGATCGCCAAGGCGCTGGTGCAGACCGGGTCTCCCTCATCCTGA